The Natronincola ferrireducens genome includes a window with the following:
- a CDS encoding transketolase, giving the protein MDYELLELKANSIRKHIIEMLYEAESGHPGGSLSAADILTVLYFHEMKVDVKNPKWEERDRFVLSKGHAAPVLYAALAEKGFFPKEELYGLRKLNAMLQGHPDMKGTPGIEMSTGSLGQGFSASCGMAIGGKMDNKDYRVYTLLGDGELQEGIVWEATMAAAHYKLDNLTAFLDFNKLQIDGLNSEVMGVEPVADKFKAFGWHVVEINGHSFGEIIAALEEAKNIKGKPTMIIAHTIKGKGVSFMENSVDWHGNAPKAEDKEKALKELGGEANE; this is encoded by the coding sequence ATTGATTATGAGTTGTTAGAGTTAAAAGCCAACAGTATAAGAAAGCATATTATAGAGATGCTTTATGAAGCAGAATCCGGCCATCCAGGAGGTTCTTTGTCGGCAGCGGATATTTTAACAGTTTTATATTTCCATGAAATGAAGGTGGATGTTAAAAATCCTAAATGGGAAGAAAGAGATCGATTTGTTTTATCTAAGGGTCATGCTGCTCCTGTATTATATGCTGCCTTAGCAGAAAAAGGTTTTTTTCCTAAGGAAGAGTTATATGGTTTAAGAAAATTAAATGCTATGCTTCAGGGTCATCCTGATATGAAGGGTACTCCAGGAATAGAAATGTCTACAGGCTCCCTGGGCCAAGGCTTTTCTGCTTCATGCGGAATGGCGATAGGTGGCAAGATGGATAATAAAGATTATCGTGTTTATACTCTTTTAGGTGATGGAGAGCTACAAGAGGGAATTGTTTGGGAAGCTACTATGGCAGCAGCCCATTATAAACTAGACAATTTAACAGCCTTTTTAGATTTTAATAAGCTCCAAATTGATGGTCTAAATTCAGAAGTAATGGGTGTAGAACCTGTTGCTGACAAGTTCAAGGCTTTTGGATGGCATGTTGTGGAAATAAATGGTCATTCCTTTGGTGAAATTATAGCTGCCCTTGAAGAAGCTAAAAATATAAAAGGAAAGCCAACTATGATTATTGCCCATACCATTAAAGGCAAGGGTGTTTCCTTTATGGAAAATTCAGTGGATTGGCATGGTAATGCTCCAAAGGCAGAAGATAAAGAAAAAGCATTAAAGGAGCTGGGAGGTGAAGCTAATGAGTAA
- a CDS encoding transketolase family protein, which produces MSKKIATREAYGEALIEVGKKNPKVVVLDADLSKSTKTAGFGKHFPERFFNMGIAEQNMVGTAAGLATTGKIPFASTFAMFATGRAFEIIRNSIGYPNLNVKICATHAGLTVGEDGASHQALEDIACMRVIPNMTVIVPADAVEAKAAIHAISEVEGPVYVRLGRAGVPIINDENNYQFEIGKGVLLKDGKDVTIVATGIMVTEALAASEELEAKGLSVRVINIHTIKPIDETIITKAAKETGAIVTVEEHNVIGGLGSAVAEVIGENHPVPLKRIGTQDTFGESGKPQELLEKYGLTKDHILEAVLDIIKKK; this is translated from the coding sequence ATGAGTAAAAAAATAGCCACAAGAGAAGCCTATGGTGAAGCTTTAATAGAGGTGGGTAAGAAAAATCCTAAAGTAGTGGTTTTGGATGCAGATCTATCTAAATCCACAAAAACCGCAGGATTTGGCAAGCATTTCCCAGAACGTTTTTTTAATATGGGTATTGCTGAACAAAATATGGTTGGTACAGCAGCGGGTTTGGCGACAACAGGAAAAATTCCTTTTGCCAGTACATTTGCTATGTTTGCTACAGGAAGGGCCTTTGAGATTATTCGTAACTCTATTGGCTATCCGAATTTAAATGTAAAGATATGTGCAACCCATGCTGGATTAACCGTAGGTGAAGATGGGGCATCCCATCAAGCCTTAGAAGATATCGCTTGTATGAGGGTGATACCTAATATGACGGTAATTGTTCCTGCTGACGCTGTGGAAGCCAAGGCAGCTATTCATGCTATAAGTGAAGTAGAAGGACCCGTCTACGTTAGACTGGGAAGAGCTGGAGTTCCTATTATTAATGATGAAAATAACTATCAGTTTGAAATTGGTAAAGGGGTCCTATTAAAAGATGGTAAGGATGTAACGATTGTTGCCACTGGCATTATGGTAACCGAAGCACTAGCTGCTAGTGAAGAACTGGAAGCCAAAGGATTGTCTGTGAGGGTAATCAATATACATACAATTAAACCAATAGATGAAACCATTATTACAAAGGCTGCTAAAGAAACTGGAGCTATTGTAACAGTAGAGGAACATAATGTTATTGGAGGCTTGGGCTCAGCGGTAGCAGAGGTAATAGGAGAAAATCATCCTGTGCCACTAAAGAGAATTGGTACTCAAGATACCTTTGGAGAATCCGGTAAGCCTCAAGAACTCCTTGAAAAATATGGCCTAACAAAAGATCACATCCTAGAGGCAGTATTAGATATAATCAAGAAGAAATAG
- a CDS encoding protease complex subunit PrcB family protein: protein MRSKFRFPKLPKINWKLFITIIIIIILVVVAIRLVPKFMSRGDQEVGYQVLEESQVPVKIQEILPRYKMLERALAAKVDEEIYVIVTRGEKLTGGYGVDIEKIQLLKEEEGPKLVIHALFKDPNPDDLVPQVITYPYIVVKTNLTELPQKIDLQVHY from the coding sequence ATGAGAAGTAAATTTAGATTTCCAAAATTACCTAAGATAAACTGGAAATTATTTATTACCATTATTATAATTATCATACTAGTAGTAGTGGCAATAAGATTGGTTCCTAAGTTCATGTCAAGGGGTGATCAAGAGGTGGGCTATCAGGTATTAGAAGAGAGTCAAGTTCCTGTCAAAATACAAGAGATATTACCTAGATACAAAATGCTGGAAAGAGCATTGGCGGCTAAGGTAGATGAAGAAATCTATGTTATCGTCACTAGGGGAGAAAAACTGACAGGAGGCTATGGGGTAGATATAGAAAAGATACAGCTATTAAAGGAGGAAGAAGGACCTAAGCTAGTGATCCATGCACTATTTAAAGATCCTAATCCAGATGACTTAGTACCCCAGGTTATCACCTATCCCTATATTGTAGTTAAAACCAATTTAACAGAACTGCCACAAAAAATTGATTTACAAGTACATTATTAA